From Salmo salar chromosome ssa21, Ssal_v3.1, whole genome shotgun sequence:
tggaagcgcactggagggagagtgtgatgagcaggcacaggatgtactgggctgtggaggcgcaccagaggtctgatgcgtgggaccggtacaggtggcatCGGGCTGATGACACCcacctcaggtcgagtgcggggaggaggcacaggacgtactgagGTGTGGAAACGCACtagagggagagtgcgaggagcaggcacaggacatactgggctttggaggcgcactggagagagagtgcgaggagctggcacaggacataccgggcTGTTGAGActtactggagacctggtgtatATCGCCGGTATCACTTGTTCCGGAACTTCCACACACTTCTCAGGATGAGtacgctctcctccaacactactcactctgcccctactcagatggtattgcgccatcccaaccttcgctctctctctcctgctactctctcctcttccatcctatcatctcttccctctgctcaacccttctccaaccaatctcctgattctgcttcctcaaccctcctctcctacctttctgcatcctttgactctctatgtcccctatcctcccggccggctcggtcctcccctcctgctccgtggcttgacgactcattgcgagctcacagaacagggctccgggctgccgagcagaaatggaggaaaactagcctccctgcggacctggcatcttttcactccctcctctatacattttcttcctctgtttctgctgctaaagccactttctaccactctaaattccaagcaatcgcctctaaccctaggaagctctttgccaccttctcctccctcctgaatcctcccccacctccccccctcctccctctctgcggatgactttgtcaaccattttgaaaagaaggttgatgacattcgatcctcgtttgttaagtgaaatgacaccgctggtcctgctcacgttgccctaccctatgctttgacctctttctcccctctctctccagatgaaatcttgcgacttgtgatggccggccggccaacaacctgcccgcttgaccctatcccctactctcttctccagaccatttccggagaccttctcaccttgctcatcaactcatccttgaccgctggctacgtcccttccgtcttcaagagagcgagagttgcaccccttctcaaaaaacctacactcgatccctctgatgtcaacaactacagaccagtattccttctttcttttctctacaaaactcttgagcgtgccgtccttgttcagctctcttgctatctctctcagaattaccttcttgatccaaatcagtcaggtttcaagactggtcattcaactgagactgctcttctctgtgtcacggaggctctccacactgctaaagctaactctctctcctctgctctcatccttctagacctatctgctgcctttgatactgtgaaccatcagatcctcctctccaccctctccgagttgggcatctccggcgcggctcattCTTGGATTGcgccctacctgacaggtcgctcctaccaggtggcgtggcgagaatccgtctccgcaccacgtgctctcaccactggtgtcccccagggctcagttctaggccctctcctattctcgctatacaccaagtcacttggctctgtcatatcctcacatggtctctcctatcattgctacgcagacgacacacaattaatcttctcctttcccccttctgataaccaggtggcgaatcgcatctctgcatgtctggcagacatatcagtgtggatgacggatcaccacctcaagctgaacctcggcaagacggagcggctcttcctcccggggaaggactgcccgttccatgatctcgccatcacggttgacaactccattgtgtcctcctcccagagtgctaagagccttggcgtgaccctagacaacaccctgtcattctccgctaacatcaaggcggtgacccgatcctgtaggttcatgctctacaacattcgcagagtacgaccctgccttacacaggaagcggcgcaggtcctaatccaggcacttgtcatctcccgtctggattacttcaactcgctgctggcggggctccctgcctgtgccattaaacccctacaactcatccagaacgccgcagcccgtctggtgttcaaccttcccaagttctctcacgtcaccccgctcctccgcacactccactggcttccagttgaagctcgcatctgctacaagaccatagtgcttgcctacggagcagtgaggggaacggcacctccgtaccttcaggctctgatcagtccctacacccaaagaagggcactgcgttcatccacctctggcatgctcgcctccctacctctgcggaagcacagttcccgctcagcccagccaaaactgttcgctgctctggcaccccaatggtggaacaagctcactcacgacgccaggacagcggagtcaatcaccaccttccggagacacctgaaaccccacctctttaaggattacctgggataggataaagtaatccttctaacccccccccaaaagatatagatgtactattgtaaagtggttgttccactggataagagcgtctgctaaatgacgtaaatgtaaatgtaaatgtgagtacggggagctgactcaggtggcaccaaACTGACGACACGTTCCTTTGGGAAAACCACGTGCGTCCTCCCCCAACTTAATAACTCTCCCATTTCTCCCTTCTCCAAATTTTCTTTCTTCTCCTGGATTGTCTCTGGTTTACTACTCGGCTCTGCCGACTGCTCCATGTGccttccccaaaaaatgtatttgggTTTCTGTAGCCTCTCGTGCCTCCCTGGCAGTCTTCTATATCTGTCTATTacttggccccaagtccagtttacCCTCTCTAGCCTCTCCTTCAGAGACCAGGTATCCATttcctcccgagcacgctgcttgagccagttgtggtgggtagttctgtaacgggggtcgtataaaggggaccatggcgcagcgtgtagagtgctcatatttacttttaatgaatatattttttaacaaaaaacaacaaaacgaccgacaacagttccgtcaggtgaaatacactaaacagaaaacaactacccacaaaacccaggaagaaaaacccctacttaaatataatctctaatcagaggcaacgaggatgagctgcctccaattagagatcaacccaaacaatcccaacatagaaatagaaaaaatagaacttaaacatagaaatagaaaacatagaacaacccaaaacaccccctgtcacgccctgacctactctactatagaaaatgacatcttactaggatcaggacgtgacatgtgcTTACTAACATGATAATTTACTGAGCAGCTAAGGTAGCATATTGACATGCATATTGGTATTAAATGACAGCAATGTCGTCACCAAAAAACATGTGCTTAAAATATCCAGAAAGTCATTAGTTTGCTGCTAGCTATCCAATTAAATATGCAAAAATATGATAGCTAAAGTGagccagctagccagtcagtGGCACTGACAGGTTGGTTGAAGCTGATACAGCAACAACACGTGTTTCACTCTATCccataaaacatgacatttctaaCCAGGCATCAATTAGCCAACACAAATTAAAGTTTATTAGGACCTTATATCAATAAGTTAGACACTCACCGGACAACTTTGGAGCTAGGTAGATTACTTGGTATCCATTTTCAACTGATTTTTCTTCTCCCCTTGACTGGTAGTCAACGGTTACTGGTCTTGGAACTTGTGTGTTCACCAGAAACAACTTCTGGTAAACTCTTTGCTAATAGTAGCAATACATATTGTTGCCACAGGTTTACCACAGATTAAAATAGAATCTCGGGAGATTTATTTGTCAGAAAAAAATCTCTGGCAAACTGTTTGCCACTAGCTGCAATACATATTATTGTTGCCAAAGCTTTTCTGCAAATGTAACACTTCTGGCAACATTTTGTGGCACACAATGTAGTTTGTAGAAAATTTGCCACAAACTTGCGGGAAGTTTGCAACAAAAAATTCATTTTTGTAAGGGCAGAGAGAGGCTAGGCAGGCCTAGAGATATAGAATCACTCATGATGTCTCATATGCAGAGGCTGTAAAACAGATTGGTGGAACTATTAGGTGGACTGATGGAGCTACCATGGCTTctcctgtagtaagtggacctactgtcagaacTGGTGCTTCTACTAGTCCTGACATGGTTTCGAGACCTGTTCAGAAATCTTGCTCCCATAAATATGCTGCGTCAATGGACACTTTACAGTAAATTACATTTACTTCATAGCGTTCATTGGAAAGGTTATCAACAGGACTCAGATTGTGGAAAGCATAAATGCCAGGTTAAAGATTTTTGTGGATATGGCAAGAGAGTTATTAGGGGTAACAGATGTTACTGTCGACATGATTTTTGAAATGTTGAATAATCCTAAGGATGGAATGTCTCAGCATGACAGAGGGAACATTTGAAGAGGTTGGGAGGGTTTTGGGGATGGGGGAGGGTAGTTAATATGgattttatttgttttgtattacagaatagagtaccacagtatgagtaaTAATACCcctaaaacctagcggtcaaacagggaattGGTTGCAATCGTTTTCCCACTATTCATTGTTTTCCATAGGGGATTTtataaacacttaaaataagggctgtttcATGTAGTCTTACTGTGGCGTGATGTTTTGAtgaccatgtaaatctctctaggacaaggtgactttttcaatatattcgcctgtatttacccccccaaaATTAGACACGTAATTATCTGCTAATGTAACTATCATAAATAGCTACAAATaccatgatgatctggatgagactgctgaattgaggcaaaggtaagaatctctggattaactatttCATGTTAGCTAAATAAgtaaattggctacatttctttaaatggacaattcagtgtactgtcttgtgcaagttttaaattgacacaatacctgttagcaaaggtgtcagctaaagaagacgtgcaggagcttgcagggatttgtagtttttcaTGATGTTTACTTTGAAGGTAATTAGCATTTTTTTAAaactgagagtaaatagagaccAATATATTGATACAAGTAACCATGTCCGAgaaagatttacatggttattataatgtcacgccagggtaagcctacatgaaacagtCCTTATTTTAAGTTTGTCTAAAATCCTCTATGGGAAAaattaatggtggaaaaacgattggaaccatttctctgtttgaccgctaggttttatggataTTACGACACAACTGTGGGTCTCTATTGGGCAAACCATGATTGATCGTACACTCCaaaacagtaggtggcggcatgcacgtAAACGTTTCTTTACGgaccgccattataccatagaagaagaagaagaataagaagaagaagaagaaaaagaagaagaaaaagaaggtcGTCACTTGCATACCAGAAGTGACGTTTTTTGCGCTCCTAGCGAAACTTTGGTGCCACGCATACAGTTTGTTGACATGATGATGATGCTGCTGCCGAAATCTCTTGTGCTTTACTTCTTTTTATGTCTACAGATTTATAATGTCATTGTTGATGTTACAGTTGCAGTTGCGTCAATCGATGATGTGAAGATAGAGGTGTTATTCACGCCAGAGGACTGCTCAAAAAAGAGCAAAAAGGGAGACCTAATGAATGCACACTACGATGGGTATCTTGCTAAAGACGGTTCTCAGTTCTACTGTAGGTAAGTGTCCCAGATTTACATATAAAATGGCATCAACAATGTAATATTTTTGTTAAAACAAATGGATTTGCACACCATTTGAGTTGTATAATGTAGGAGCCAGGAAAGGCTCGATTTTGGTAGTAAACTATTTGATAAAATAATTTGTAATGATTTTCTACTGATCAGATCCATCAATGAAAACAGACATGAGCTGGTAAATGCATAATTATTCTATCAAAAACTTGTAGACAGATATCCAGTGACAGCGTAAAGCCACAATCCTGGATTTTTAGACAAAAAGACAACCCATCCACTTTGGTATAGCTGAGTGATGGCCCTGACATGTAACCTCTCAAATTAAGCAGATAAGCTCATGGCTCATTTAAAAGTTAATGAATGTGCCTATTATTTCAGGACAATACCATGGTAAGACGGTGACAAACTCAATATTGTGTTATATAGAGCTACTGTACCATGAGTTGAGTGCACCTAATGCATCTATCCATTTTCCTTTTTGTGTTTCAGCCGCTCAGACAAAGCTGGACATCCTCAGTGGTTTGTGTTGGGAGTCGGTCAAATCATCAAGGGCCTGGACATGGCATTGAATGACATGTGTGCTGGGGAGAAACGCAAAGTCACTGTTCCACCTGAACTAGCCTTTGGAGAAAAAGGAAAAGGTAAGATGGGGGCAGAATAATCATATGTGCAATATTTGAGCCATTAATGTGACGCTTAAAGAGGCCATACAGAACCTTTGCCTCTTGAGCCGAAAGCCTTCATAGACAGAAATATGGTCCAAAAATGACCTTatatattaattatatataacacacacacacacatatatatatatattagtgtgtgacagacagacagacagacagatatatatatatatatatatgtgtatatatatattttaattgtctgtctgtcacacacatACTAATATATATATTAGTATGTGTGTGATatacagacagatatagatacatacatacatacacacacacacacacacacacacgtgtgagaTATATAGACAgactctgtctgtctatataacacacacatacgtgtgtgtgtgtgtgtgtatatatatatatatatatatacaacatacatacatacatacatgcgtacatacatacatatataacacacacacacgtgtgtgtgtgatatatatatatatatacatatataacacacacatacgtacGTGTGTGTTATATAGACAGACTGGTCTGTCTGATATATAActcacacacgtgtgtgtgtgtgtgtgtatgtatgtatgtatctatatctgtctgtatatcacacatatatatatatattagtatgtgtgtgccccccacacacaatacacatatatatatatatatatatatatatatatatatatatatatatatatatatatatatatgtgtgacacacacacacacagatacacatatgtGTGAGATATATAGACAgactctgtctgtctatataacacacacatacgtgtgtgtgtgtgtgtgatatatatatatatatacatacatacatacatacatacacacacacatacacacacacacacacgtgtgtgagATATATagacagactgtctgtctgtatatatataacacacacacacacgtgtgtgagATATATagacagactgtctgtctgtatatataacacacacacacacgtgtgtgagATATATagacagactgtctgtctgtatatataacacacacacgtgtgtgagATATATAGACAGactctgtgtgtatgtatatatatccatatcatatgtatgtgtgtgtgtgtatatatatatatatatagacagacacagactctatgtatgtatgtatatatacatatgtatgtgtatatatatacatacatatattgaTTTGTGTGGTTTCATGTGATAAGAAATGTAATAATATATTAAAGCCAACATTTTACATAAACAATTCACAACTTTTAATTTAATTTCAAGGGACATTCATTCAATCCTTTTGAACTAACACCTATTTCTTCATTTTTGCTTATTGTGTCTTATTTCCACAGCAGTTTTTTGAAGAATTTCCTCCCCATGACAGTGTACACTGCACTGCTTCCTCTTGGCATGTAAGCATGTTGGGCATATGGTGCATTCACAGCATACAATTGATAATCAAATAGCAGCTTTGCATGCATGTTTCAAATCTTGAACAGTGGTGGCTTGGAATGGGATTAGGATTACAGCTGGTCCACTCTTTATTGAATCATTTTTCTTGTAGAGGGAGTAGCTACCATGAATGCATGCCGTGTGTTGAAATATTTTGCATGTTTCTTGGCATGGCAATGGCATGAACTATATTAACATTTATGACTGCTGGAAAGGAGAAAGGAATGGATTCATTACTATAGCTAATAAACTAGAAATGTCAAATTGGAAATGAAGTTATTCCGTCTGAAAACATTGATGTCATTACAGTATTAAATGTTTGCAGTTGTGTTTCTGTGTGAGTCAGTCCAAGGAGTGTTGCCATTGTGATCAGATGTTACTATTTTGTTTTCACGTTGGGGAGAATATTGCTGTAATGCatttcaaatgaaatcaaattttgtttgtcacatgcgccgaatacaacagatgtagaccttacagtgaaatgcttacttacaagcccgaaccaacaatgcagtaaaaaaagaataagaaataaaactaACAATTGGTCTGGTTTATTAGGTCCTGTCCCACCCAATGCTACATTGATCTTCGAAGTGGAGCTCTACTCCGTGTCCAAAGGGCCACGCAGCCTGGAGTCCTTCAGAGATATAGACCTGGATGACGACAAGGTTCTCACTAGGGATGAGGTATGCTAGTTCATCCATATTCACAAGTCTGAGcaaagaaactgaagaagacagccTTCTTCTGAACAATGTTAGTCTGGGGTGGTCATGCATCATGTCTTCAATTAAATTGTCCATTGTTCAGAGAAGGACTAACCcatgttttgtttgttgttttgtagatGACATTCTACTTCAAGGTGGAGTATGAGAGAGATGGTAGTAAACCTCGTGAAGACTCCTTCTATGAGAGAATGGTGAATGACGTGTTCCAGAAGAGTGACCACGATAGAGATGGATTGATAACGGTGAAGGAATACAATGTCTATGAACATGATGAGCTCTAGGACCCAGCAATGGCTGCACTGACTTACAGTATGAGGGtacatttgttattgttttttacACACTACAAACAGTGGATATTCCACAGATGCTGATTTGGCTGCAGTTTGACTAATAAAACCACTAAATTGTACAATTGTCTATTCTTTTTTTCATTGAagtgctaaacacacacacacacacacacacaaacaatcccagCCCCTCGCCCTTGCTTTATGACTCTCCGTTTTGACCATCAAGATGAGTCAAATTGAGCTTGGAGAAGGATCTCTCCACTGTTGCTGTGCATAATGGCAGAATTTCAGAGTGTTGGGACTCACTGCGGTTGTCCTTCAAAGTCTGGAGAAATTTTACGTAAACCTTTGCTCAGTACTCCACTGCTGGCTCTAGTGCACCATGTTAATACCGAGCAGGCATTTTTCTCTGCCTGCCTTGAACAAGTTCCAGTCCCCCGATAATGATTGAATTTAGGCTTATGAgtgttaatttttttatttaacctttatttaacttggcaagtcagttaagaacattcttatttacaatgacggcctaccccggccaaacccggacgacgctgggccaattgtgcaccgccctaagggactcccaatcacggccggatgtgatgcagcctggattcaaaccaggtactgcagtgacgcctctggcactgagatgcagtgtcttagacccctgcgccactGGCCAacgatgcatctttcctacaacgtTCGCTCAGgcatgtgtcgatactgataggatcgaaagaaaggcaatgctgctctcggatcagctttctccattcaaatcttacctttAATATTATAATTATTCCTCAATACCGAcaatggatcagctcctagaaagatatcacctatggctgcaaatattcaggcggcttattctaatgcttactcTATAATGCACTAAATCAATTTACGTTAGGCTACACATGAACtatattgagacaaattacagacattaacctacaagtagcaaaatagaactccattgattgaacatgaaatgtatttcaatatgattgaaatgaGCTATAGCCTGtatttatattttaatgcagtcatcctGGTATTCATTTGAAGCATCTTCTtatacagtgtacaaaacaaagaacacctgctctttccatgccataagactgaccaggtgaaagctatggtcaTTTGTTAAATgcacttcaatcaatgtagatgaaggggaggagacaggttaaagaaggatttttttggccttgagacatgaattgtgtacagtgccttgcaaaagtatatatcccccttggcgtttttccaattttgttgcattacaacctgtaatttaaatggatttttatttggatttcatgtaatggacatacacaaaatagtccaaattggtgaagtgaaaaataaaaacttgttttaaaaaattcaaaaaaataaaaaatggaagtggtgcgtgcatatgtattcgccccctttgctatgaagcccctaaataagatttggtgcaaccaattaccttcagaagtcacataattagtttaaTAAAGTCCACCAGTGTGCAATCtacgtgtcacatgatctcagtatatatacacctgttctgaaaggccccagagtctgcaacaccactaagcaagcggcaccattaagaccaaggagctctccaaacaggtcagggacaaagttgtggagaagtgcaGATCAGGGTTGGATTATAGAAAAATATCAgacactttgaacatcccacggagcaccattaaatccattattaaaaaaatttaagaatatggcaccacaacaaacctgccaagagagggccgcccaccaaaactcacggaccaggcaaggagggcattaatcagagaggcaacaaagagaccaaagagaatcctgaaggagctgcaaagctccacagcggagattggagtatctgtccataggaccactttaagcc
This genomic window contains:
- the fkbp7 gene encoding peptidyl-prolyl cis-trans isomerase FKBP7 — encoded protein: MMMMLLPKSLVLYFFLCLQIYNVIVDVTVAVASIDDVKIEVLFTPEDCSKKSKKGDLMNAHYDGYLAKDGSQFYCSRSDKAGHPQWFVLGVGQIIKGLDMALNDMCAGEKRKVTVPPELAFGEKGKGPVPPNATLIFEVELYSVSKGPRSLESFRDIDLDDDKVLTRDEMTFYFKVEYERDGSKPREDSFYERMVNDVFQKSDHDRDGLITVKEYNVYEHDEL